A portion of the Pectobacterium brasiliense genome contains these proteins:
- the xni gene encoding flap endonuclease Xni, which produces MPVHLLIVDALNLIRRIHAVQGSPCITACQHALHQLIQNSQPTHAVAVFDDEDRDTSWRHQLLPDYKAGRTPMPDNLKQELPQIKAAFAAVGVASWHSSGNEADDLAATLAAKLSSAGHQATIVSTDKGYCQLLAPYIQIRDYFQKRWLDLPFIEQEFGVSPQQLTDYWGLAGISSSKIPGVAGIGPKSATQLLQQAGSLEALYQQLDTVPEKWRKKLEQHKEMALISRQVATLRTDLTLNGNLQQLRLPVQNSAQPHSH; this is translated from the coding sequence ATGCCCGTCCATTTGCTGATTGTCGACGCGCTCAATCTGATACGTCGCATTCATGCGGTACAAGGTTCGCCTTGTATCACAGCATGCCAACATGCGCTGCATCAACTCATCCAAAACAGTCAGCCTACGCATGCTGTCGCCGTCTTTGATGATGAAGATCGCGATACCAGCTGGCGCCACCAACTCTTGCCGGACTACAAGGCAGGACGCACGCCAATGCCGGATAATCTGAAGCAGGAACTCCCGCAGATTAAAGCAGCATTTGCCGCCGTTGGCGTAGCAAGCTGGCATAGCTCCGGCAATGAAGCCGACGATCTGGCGGCTACGCTGGCCGCCAAGCTGTCATCCGCAGGTCATCAGGCAACGATCGTGTCGACTGACAAAGGGTATTGCCAGCTACTGGCACCATACATTCAGATCCGAGATTACTTTCAGAAACGCTGGCTGGATCTACCGTTTATCGAACAGGAATTTGGTGTGTCACCGCAGCAGCTTACGGACTACTGGGGGCTGGCAGGCATTAGCAGCAGTAAGATTCCGGGCGTCGCAGGAATCGGCCCTAAAAGTGCCACACAGCTTTTGCAACAGGCAGGGAGTCTGGAGGCGTTGTATCAGCAATTGGATACCGTACCGGAGAAGTGGCGTAAGAAGCTGGAGCAGCATAAAGAAATGGCGCTGATCAGTCGTCAGGTTGCGACACTGCGCACCGATTTAACGCTTAATGGCAATCTTCAACAGTTGAGGCTGCCGGTGCAGAATAGCGCTCAGCCGCATTCTCACTAG
- the rlmM gene encoding 23S rRNA (cytidine(2498)-2'-O)-methyltransferase RlmM — MNKVILYCRPGFEKECAAEITEKATQHNAFGFARVKENSGYVVFECYQHEDAERLVKTLPFHELIFARQMFVSGELLRDLPPEDRITPIVGMLTGAIERAGELRVEVPDTNESKELMKFCRKFTVPLRAALREHKILLGYEKADRPVLHVLFIAPGCCYAGYSYSNNNSPFYMGIPRLKFPSDAPSRSTLKLEEAFHVFIPADEWDERLGSGMYAVDLGACPGGWTYQLVKRSMMVYAVDNGPMAPSLMDTGQVMHHQADGFRFEVPRNNVYWLVCDMVEKPAKVTSLMSDWLIKGWCREAIFNLKLPMKKRYEEVSQNLAVLRERLSENGVNAEVHAKHLYHDREEITVHVRRFWSAVPGRRDER, encoded by the coding sequence ATGAATAAAGTCATTTTGTATTGCCGCCCTGGGTTTGAGAAAGAGTGTGCGGCGGAAATAACGGAAAAAGCCACGCAGCATAATGCTTTCGGCTTCGCGCGGGTTAAAGAGAACAGCGGCTACGTCGTATTTGAATGCTATCAGCATGAAGATGCCGAACGTCTGGTCAAAACGCTGCCGTTTCATGAGCTGATTTTTGCGCGCCAGATGTTCGTGAGCGGTGAACTGCTACGCGACCTGCCGCCAGAAGATCGTATCACGCCCATCGTTGGTATGCTGACGGGAGCGATTGAACGTGCGGGAGAGCTGCGCGTTGAAGTTCCCGACACCAATGAAAGCAAAGAGCTGATGAAGTTCTGCCGCAAATTTACCGTGCCGCTGCGCGCGGCATTGCGCGAGCACAAAATTCTGCTGGGCTATGAAAAAGCGGATCGCCCGGTGCTCCATGTGCTGTTCATTGCGCCCGGCTGCTGCTATGCCGGTTACTCTTATAGCAATAACAATTCACCGTTTTATATGGGGATCCCACGCCTCAAATTCCCTTCTGATGCACCAAGCCGCTCGACACTGAAGCTGGAAGAAGCGTTTCACGTCTTTATTCCTGCCGACGAGTGGGATGAGCGTCTGGGCAGCGGCATGTACGCGGTGGATTTAGGTGCCTGCCCCGGCGGCTGGACTTACCAACTGGTTAAACGCAGCATGATGGTTTATGCGGTAGACAACGGCCCAATGGCACCGAGCCTGATGGATACCGGACAGGTGATGCACCATCAGGCGGATGGTTTCCGCTTCGAAGTACCGCGTAATAACGTGTATTGGCTGGTGTGCGATATGGTGGAGAAACCGGCGAAAGTCACCAGCCTGATGAGTGATTGGCTGATCAAGGGCTGGTGTCGTGAAGCGATATTCAACCTGAAGTTGCCGATGAAGAAGCGCTATGAAGAGGTATCGCAGAATCTGGCCGTGCTGCGTGAGCGCCTGAGCGAAAATGGCGTTAATGCTGAAGTGCATGCCAAGCATTTGTACCATGACCGTGAGGAAATCACCGTGCATGTTCGTCGTTTCTGGAGCGCGGTGCCCGGCCGTCGCGACGAGCGATAG
- a CDS encoding DUF423 domain-containing protein, producing MNSRFMLVFAAISGFTFVALGAFGSHVLSKTLGATELGWLKTGLEYQAFHTLAILALAVAMQQRTNLWFYWSSVFLALGTVLFSGSLYCLALSHLKLWVYVTPIGGACFLVGWILILIGALRLKRKAERHE from the coding sequence ATGAATAGTCGTTTCATGCTGGTGTTTGCTGCTATCAGCGGCTTCACTTTTGTCGCGCTGGGCGCGTTTGGCTCTCATGTTCTCAGCAAAACGCTGGGCGCAACGGAGCTGGGCTGGTTGAAAACCGGCCTTGAATATCAGGCATTTCACACGCTGGCGATTTTGGCGCTAGCGGTTGCGATGCAACAGCGAACCAATCTGTGGTTTTACTGGAGCAGCGTTTTTCTGGCGTTGGGAACGGTACTCTTCAGCGGAAGTTTGTACTGTCTGGCGCTTTCTCATCTGAAACTGTGGGTTTATGTGACGCCGATTGGCGGAGCCTGTTTTCTGGTGGGGTGGATATTAATATTGATTGGCGCACTGCGTCTGAAGAGAAAGGCTGAACGCCATGAATAA
- a CDS encoding transcriptional regulator GcvA, translated as MSKRLPPLNALRVFDAAARHLSFTKAAEELFVTQAAVSHQIKSLEDFLGLKLFRRRNRSLLLTEEGQSYYLDIKEIFSSLNEATRKLQSRSAKGALTVSLLPSFAIHWLVPRLSSFNSDYPGIDVRIQAVDRDEDRLADDVDVAIFYGRGNWPGLRVEKLYAEYLLPVCSPVLLTGNHPLKTPDDLGAHTLLHDASRRDWLSYTRQLGVQINVQQGPIFSHSAMVLQAAIHGQGVALANNVMAQTEIEAGRLVCPFNDVLVSRNAFYLVCHDSQAELGKIAAFRHWILARAASEQEKFRFRYDNGTR; from the coding sequence ATGTCAAAACGTCTCCCTCCGCTCAACGCATTGCGCGTTTTTGATGCGGCGGCCCGCCATTTAAGTTTTACCAAAGCGGCAGAAGAACTGTTTGTTACGCAGGCTGCCGTCAGCCACCAGATTAAGTCACTGGAAGATTTCCTGGGGCTTAAATTATTCCGCCGTCGTAATCGCTCCCTGCTACTGACGGAAGAAGGGCAAAGTTATTATCTTGATATCAAAGAGATCTTCTCCTCTTTGAATGAGGCAACCCGTAAGCTGCAATCCCGCAGCGCCAAAGGCGCGTTAACGGTCAGCCTGCTGCCCAGCTTTGCCATTCATTGGCTGGTGCCGCGCCTTTCGAGTTTTAACTCCGACTATCCGGGGATTGATGTGCGTATTCAGGCGGTGGATCGCGATGAAGATCGTCTGGCGGATGATGTGGATGTCGCGATTTTCTACGGTCGGGGAAACTGGCCGGGGCTGCGGGTAGAAAAGCTGTACGCCGAATATCTGTTGCCGGTTTGTTCGCCAGTGTTGCTGACGGGGAATCATCCGTTAAAAACGCCGGACGATCTGGGTGCACATACGCTGCTGCACGATGCGTCGCGTCGTGACTGGCTGTCCTATACGCGCCAGCTTGGCGTGCAGATTAACGTGCAGCAAGGACCGATTTTCAGCCACAGCGCGATGGTGTTGCAGGCGGCGATTCACGGGCAGGGCGTCGCACTGGCAAATAATGTGATGGCGCAGACGGAAATCGAAGCGGGGCGACTGGTGTGCCCGTTTAATGATGTGTTGGTCAGCCGGAATGCTTTTTATCTGGTATGTCATGACAGTCAGGCAGAACTGGGTAAAATAGCCGCCTTTCGCCATTGGATTCTGGCGCGGGCAGCCAGCGAACAGGAAAAATTTCGCTTCCGCTATGACAACGGCACGCGCTGA
- a CDS encoding YgdI/YgdR family lipoprotein, which produces MKNKISIFAAIVMAFSLAACSSNYVMHTNDGRTIVAEGKPKVDDETGMISYTDAYGQQQQINRDNVKEMAKGK; this is translated from the coding sequence ATGAAGAATAAAATCTCTATTTTTGCCGCTATCGTGATGGCGTTTTCTCTGGCAGCCTGTTCCAGTAATTACGTCATGCATACCAATGACGGGCGTACCATCGTCGCAGAGGGGAAACCGAAGGTGGATGATGAGACGGGTATGATCAGCTATACCGATGCCTACGGTCAGCAGCAGCAAATTAACCGTGATAATGTGAAAGAAATGGCGAAAGGGAAATAG
- the csdA gene encoding cysteine desulfurase CsdA: protein MTPFNPATFRQQFPALQHSTVYLDSAATALKPQPVIDAVQAFYGSESGTVHRSQHRGAQALTQRFEGAREQVATLLHADDPRSIVWTRGTTEAINLVAQSYARPRLQPGDEIVVSEAEHHANLIPWLMVAQQTGANIVKLPIGADWLPDIEQLATLITPKTRLLALGQMSNVTGGQPDLARAIALAHRYGAVVMVDGAQGIVHCPPDVQALDIDFYAFSGHKLYGPTGIGVLYGKTALLESMLPWQGGGKMMTQVSFDDFKPQAIPQRFEAGTPHIAGVLGLSAALDWLSTLDWHAAEQHSQQLAQLAETYLAQFPGFRSFRSPHSSVLSFDIADVHHSDLVTLLAESGIALRAGHHCAQPLMDALGVSGTLRASFAPYNNQQDVAALIAAVGNALELLID from the coding sequence ATGACACCGTTTAACCCCGCCACCTTTCGCCAACAGTTCCCCGCTCTCCAGCATTCGACTGTCTATCTTGATAGCGCCGCGACCGCACTGAAGCCGCAACCCGTCATCGATGCAGTACAGGCGTTCTATGGTAGCGAGAGTGGTACGGTGCATCGCAGCCAGCATCGCGGCGCGCAGGCGTTAACCCAGCGTTTTGAAGGCGCTCGTGAGCAAGTCGCTACGTTACTCCATGCAGACGACCCGCGTTCCATTGTCTGGACCAGAGGCACGACGGAAGCGATCAATCTGGTCGCGCAAAGCTATGCACGCCCTCGCCTTCAACCGGGCGACGAGATCGTCGTGAGCGAAGCGGAACATCACGCTAACCTCATTCCGTGGCTGATGGTGGCGCAGCAAACGGGCGCGAATATCGTGAAGTTACCGATAGGCGCGGACTGGTTACCGGATATCGAACAGCTCGCCACGCTGATCACGCCAAAAACCCGCCTGCTGGCGCTGGGACAGATGTCAAACGTGACAGGCGGCCAGCCCGATCTGGCGCGTGCGATTGCACTGGCTCACCGCTATGGTGCAGTCGTGATGGTTGACGGCGCGCAGGGCATCGTTCATTGCCCACCTGATGTGCAGGCACTGGATATCGATTTCTACGCATTTTCCGGACACAAGCTTTATGGCCCAACCGGGATTGGCGTGCTGTACGGCAAAACCGCCTTGCTGGAAAGCATGCTGCCATGGCAAGGCGGCGGGAAGATGATGACGCAGGTGTCCTTTGACGATTTCAAACCGCAGGCGATTCCACAGCGCTTTGAAGCGGGAACGCCGCACATTGCTGGCGTGCTTGGCCTGTCTGCGGCACTCGACTGGCTGAGCACGCTGGATTGGCACGCCGCAGAGCAGCATAGCCAGCAGTTAGCGCAGCTTGCCGAAACGTATTTAGCGCAGTTCCCCGGCTTTCGCAGCTTCCGTAGCCCACATTCCAGCGTGCTGTCCTTTGATATTGCCGATGTGCACCACAGCGATCTGGTTACGCTGCTAGCCGAAAGCGGCATCGCACTGCGCGCCGGACATCACTGTGCGCAGCCATTAATGGACGCGCTCGGTGTCAGCGGTACGCTCCGCGCCTCGTTTGCCCCGTATAACAACCAACAAGATGTTGCTGCGCTGATCGCCGCAGTGGGCAACGCCCTTGAATTACTGATCGACTAA
- the csdE gene encoding cysteine desulfurase sulfur acceptor subunit CsdE: MTQITDTPHPFGHHTTVADLLARFDACRAWEDRYRQLILLAKALPTLPDELKTEEISLSGCENRVWLGYQRQEDGRLHFYGDSDGRIVRGLLAVLLTAVEGETPEALLQQDPLALFDKLGLRAQLSASRSSGLAALAARIKEIAEQEAADQ, encoded by the coding sequence ATGACCCAGATAACTGACACCCCGCATCCTTTTGGCCACCACACCACTGTCGCCGACCTGCTGGCGCGCTTCGATGCCTGCCGCGCATGGGAAGATCGCTATCGGCAGCTCATTTTGCTGGCAAAGGCGTTGCCAACGTTGCCAGACGAGCTAAAAACCGAGGAGATTTCATTATCCGGCTGTGAAAATCGCGTCTGGCTGGGTTATCAACGTCAGGAAGACGGCAGGCTGCACTTTTACGGAGACAGCGACGGGCGCATTGTGCGGGGATTACTGGCGGTCTTGTTAACCGCCGTAGAGGGGGAAACGCCAGAAGCGCTATTGCAGCAGGATCCGCTGGCGCTGTTCGATAAGCTGGGGCTTCGCGCACAGCTCAGCGCTTCGCGTTCAAGCGGACTGGCGGCGCTGGCCGCCAGAATCAAGGAGATTGCTGAACAAGAGGCTGCGGACCAATAG
- the tcdA gene encoding tRNA cyclic N6-threonylcarbamoyladenosine(37) synthase TcdA yields MSTQLSEAYLQRFGGTARLYGQQALALFSQAHVCVIGIGGVGSWAAEALARTGIGAITLIDMDDVCVSNTNRQIHALRQHTGQSKTEVMAERILAINPECRVTCVDDFISAENVAELLDQNFSYVIDAIDSVRPKAALLSYCRRYKIPVVTTGGAGGQIDPTRIEVVDLAKTIQDPLAAKLRERLKHDFNVVKNSKGKLGIDCVFSSEPLVYPQPDGSVCASRSTADGVMRMDCASGFGAATMVTATFGFVAVSHALKKMIAKRERASAPQK; encoded by the coding sequence ATGAGTACGCAATTATCCGAAGCCTATTTGCAACGCTTCGGCGGTACCGCGCGGTTATATGGTCAACAGGCGCTGGCGCTGTTTTCTCAGGCTCACGTTTGCGTGATTGGTATTGGTGGCGTTGGCTCCTGGGCGGCTGAGGCGCTGGCACGTACCGGCATCGGCGCGATCACGCTGATCGATATGGATGATGTGTGTGTCAGTAACACCAACCGTCAGATTCACGCGCTGCGTCAGCACACCGGACAGTCGAAGACAGAAGTGATGGCCGAACGTATTTTGGCGATCAACCCGGAATGTCGTGTCACCTGCGTGGATGATTTTATTAGCGCGGAAAACGTGGCCGAGCTGCTCGACCAGAACTTCAGCTATGTGATTGACGCTATCGACAGCGTGCGCCCGAAGGCAGCGCTGCTCTCCTACTGCCGCCGCTATAAGATCCCGGTGGTGACAACCGGTGGTGCGGGCGGGCAGATCGATCCGACCCGTATTGAAGTCGTCGATCTGGCGAAAACGATTCAGGATCCGCTAGCCGCCAAGCTGCGTGAGCGGTTAAAGCACGATTTTAACGTGGTGAAGAACAGCAAAGGAAAGCTGGGCATCGACTGTGTGTTTTCCAGTGAGCCGCTGGTGTATCCGCAGCCTGACGGTTCCGTTTGCGCGTCGCGTAGTACGGCTGATGGGGTGATGCGTATGGATTGTGCGTCAGGCTTTGGTGCTGCGACGATGGTCACCGCAACCTTTGGGTTTGTAGCGGTATCTCATGCGCTGAAGAAGATGATAGCGAAAAGGGAAAGAGCGTCTGCGCCGCAGAAATAA
- a CDS encoding molybdopterin-dependent oxidoreductase, producing the protein MAIKRYPHLAHWGAFTAVVEDGKLIRCEPFADDPAPSAMLDSIVPLVYSDRRIRRPSVRRSWLQKRENSDRTLRGREDFVEVDWDVALDLVAQENRRIRDRYGADGMFAGSYGWSSAGRYHHARSQVRRFYFSGGGAVDQQGNYSWGAAQFFLPYVIGTFHPLTGKVTEWRSVAEHCDIFLAFGGLALKNAQVASGGAGHHTLKPALEALVAKGIPVINISPMRDDCPEFVNAEWIPIRPNTDVALMLALGYEIQRLGADDKDFLQRYCVGYEQLSDYLHGRGDGVVKTPEWASDITGIPAERIRRLAQQLIGVRSFITCSYSVQRAHRGEQPYWMMIALSSMLGQVGLPGGGFSFGHGSMNSVGNERISTPAPASPSTPNAGKAIPVARIADMLLHPGTPYTFQGETHTYPDIHLIHWAGGNPFHHHQQLNRLVDGWRKPDTVIVQDIVWTPAAQMADIVLPVTTTLERNDIGGSSRDRFIFAMHQAIAPQHQARNDVDIFSELAERLGYGDVFTQNRSEQQWLEHLYDECRSRQRDAADRWPSFEDFWQQGHVEIPMDEKPFVFFEDFRCDPQQHALSTPSGKIELFSSAIASYGYADFAPHPEWQPPVEWLGAKSTEEWPLHFISIQPSDRLHSQLAATPQVAANKTAGKETLYMHPQDAAARDIVDRSQVEVRNARGRILAGVQITDGVTPGVVIMSTGAWFEPGFGQKTWHPVEQSGNANVLTLDIGTSPLTQGPNAMSCLVDVVRV; encoded by the coding sequence ATGGCGATTAAACGTTATCCACATCTTGCGCACTGGGGTGCGTTTACCGCTGTGGTTGAAGACGGCAAGCTGATTCGCTGCGAGCCATTTGCCGACGATCCGGCACCGTCCGCCATGCTCGATTCCATCGTGCCGCTGGTGTATTCCGACCGACGTATCCGTCGGCCTTCGGTGCGTCGCTCCTGGCTTCAGAAACGCGAAAACAGCGACAGAACGCTGCGTGGTCGGGAAGATTTTGTTGAAGTGGATTGGGACGTCGCGCTCGATCTCGTTGCGCAGGAGAATCGCCGTATCCGCGATCGCTACGGTGCGGATGGCATGTTTGCCGGTTCTTACGGCTGGTCGTCTGCTGGGCGCTATCACCATGCGCGTTCTCAGGTGCGACGCTTCTATTTCTCCGGCGGTGGCGCGGTCGATCAGCAGGGAAATTACAGCTGGGGTGCGGCGCAGTTCTTCCTGCCGTACGTGATTGGCACCTTTCATCCGCTGACGGGCAAGGTCACCGAGTGGCGCAGCGTCGCCGAGCATTGTGATATTTTCCTCGCGTTTGGCGGTCTGGCGCTGAAAAACGCACAGGTGGCATCCGGTGGGGCCGGGCACCACACGCTTAAGCCCGCGCTGGAAGCGCTGGTGGCGAAAGGAATTCCGGTCATCAACATCAGCCCGATGCGCGATGACTGCCCTGAATTTGTGAATGCCGAGTGGATTCCTATCCGTCCGAATACCGATGTCGCCTTGATGCTGGCACTGGGCTATGAGATTCAGCGTTTGGGCGCTGACGATAAGGATTTCCTGCAACGCTACTGCGTCGGTTATGAACAGCTGAGTGACTATTTGCACGGTCGCGGCGACGGCGTGGTGAAAACCCCCGAATGGGCCAGCGATATCACGGGCATTCCCGCCGAGCGTATCCGGCGTCTGGCGCAGCAGCTGATTGGCGTACGCAGCTTCATTACCTGCTCTTACTCCGTGCAGCGCGCCCATCGTGGCGAACAGCCTTACTGGATGATGATTGCGCTGTCTTCCATGCTGGGACAGGTGGGATTACCGGGCGGCGGATTCTCCTTCGGCCACGGTTCGATGAACAGCGTCGGCAACGAGCGTATTTCAACGCCTGCGCCAGCGTCTCCATCAACCCCGAACGCAGGGAAGGCGATCCCCGTGGCGCGTATCGCCGATATGCTACTGCATCCGGGAACGCCTTATACCTTTCAGGGCGAAACCCATACTTATCCCGATATTCATCTGATTCATTGGGCGGGCGGTAACCCGTTTCATCATCACCAGCAGTTGAACCGTTTGGTGGACGGCTGGCGCAAGCCGGATACGGTGATTGTGCAGGATATCGTCTGGACGCCAGCGGCGCAGATGGCGGATATCGTGCTGCCTGTCACCACGACACTAGAGCGTAATGATATCGGCGGCTCATCCCGCGATCGCTTTATCTTTGCCATGCATCAGGCGATTGCGCCGCAGCATCAGGCGCGTAATGACGTGGATATTTTCAGCGAATTGGCGGAACGTCTGGGTTATGGCGACGTCTTCACACAAAATCGCAGCGAGCAGCAGTGGCTGGAACACCTTTATGATGAATGCCGCTCAAGGCAGCGAGATGCCGCTGACCGTTGGCCGTCATTTGAAGATTTCTGGCAGCAGGGACATGTAGAAATCCCGATGGATGAAAAGCCGTTTGTGTTCTTTGAGGATTTCCGCTGCGATCCACAGCAGCATGCGCTGAGTACGCCAAGCGGTAAAATTGAACTGTTTAGCTCTGCCATCGCTAGCTATGGCTATGCGGATTTTGCGCCGCATCCTGAATGGCAGCCTCCCGTTGAATGGCTGGGTGCCAAAAGCACGGAAGAGTGGCCGCTGCATTTTATTTCCATTCAGCCGTCCGATCGTTTGCACAGCCAGTTGGCCGCTACACCGCAGGTTGCCGCGAATAAGACCGCAGGAAAAGAGACGCTTTATATGCACCCGCAGGACGCGGCTGCGCGGGATATCGTCGATCGCTCGCAGGTGGAAGTCAGAAATGCACGTGGCCGCATTCTGGCGGGCGTACAGATTACCGACGGCGTCACGCCGGGCGTGGTGATTATGTCCACCGGTGCCTGGTTTGAGCCCGGCTTCGGCCAGAAAACGTGGCATCCGGTTGAACAATCAGGAAATGCGAATGTACTGACGCTGGATATCGGCACGTCGCCGCTGACGCAGGGACCGAACGCCATGAGCTGTCTGGTGGATGTCGTACGGGTTTAG
- the mltA gene encoding murein transglycosylase A, translating to MKGRWGKYVLTAVVIAILAGCQSRPTDRGQQYKDGHLNQPLELVNEPNAKGKPVNARDFMTQVSEIRSASPSLYSRNNTTFQAIENWMMSGADTRELSKFGLNAWQMEGVDNFGNVQFTGYYTPVLQARHTRQGEFRHPLYAMPSKGKKNRRLPDRAGIYSGALDERLVLAWTNSLVDNFMMEVQGSAYIDFGDGRPLTFFGYAGKNGHAYRSIGKVLIDRGEVPREEMSMQAIRKWAEQHTEYEVRELFEQNPSFVFFKPMMSAPVKGASAVPLVAKASVASDRSLIPAGTALLMEVPLLDNVGKFTGKYEMRLMIALDVGGAIKGQHFDMYQGIGPDAGHSAGFYNHYGRVWVLKNAQSSPTNSSGSSLLVNYQQN from the coding sequence ATGAAGGGACGGTGGGGAAAATACGTGCTGACCGCAGTGGTCATTGCCATTCTGGCGGGGTGCCAATCCAGGCCAACCGATCGCGGGCAGCAATATAAGGATGGTCACCTCAACCAGCCTCTGGAATTGGTGAATGAACCTAATGCCAAAGGAAAACCGGTCAACGCACGGGATTTCATGACCCAGGTCTCTGAAATTCGATCGGCGTCACCTAGTCTGTACTCGCGCAATAATACGACCTTTCAGGCGATTGAAAACTGGATGATGTCCGGTGCCGATACCCGCGAACTGAGCAAATTTGGTCTGAACGCCTGGCAGATGGAAGGCGTTGATAACTTTGGTAACGTGCAGTTTACCGGTTACTACACGCCGGTGTTGCAGGCGCGTCATACCCGTCAGGGCGAATTCCGTCATCCTTTATATGCTATGCCGTCAAAGGGCAAAAAGAACCGCCGACTGCCAGATCGTGCCGGAATTTATTCAGGCGCGCTGGATGAGCGACTGGTTCTCGCCTGGACCAATTCGCTGGTTGATAACTTCATGATGGAAGTGCAGGGCAGCGCCTATATTGATTTTGGCGATGGACGCCCGCTGACGTTCTTCGGCTATGCGGGCAAAAACGGCCACGCTTACCGCAGTATTGGTAAGGTGCTGATCGATCGTGGTGAAGTGCCGCGTGAAGAGATGTCGATGCAGGCTATCCGCAAGTGGGCGGAGCAGCACACCGAGTATGAAGTGCGTGAACTGTTTGAGCAGAATCCTTCCTTTGTGTTCTTTAAGCCAATGATGTCTGCGCCCGTCAAAGGCGCAAGCGCGGTGCCGCTGGTGGCGAAAGCCTCCGTCGCCTCTGACCGTTCGCTGATTCCGGCAGGTACGGCTCTGTTAATGGAAGTGCCGCTGCTGGATAACGTTGGAAAATTCACTGGCAAGTATGAAATGCGCCTGATGATTGCGCTGGATGTCGGTGGGGCGATTAAAGGCCAGCACTTCGATATGTATCAGGGCATTGGGCCGGATGCAGGGCACTCGGCGGGTTTCTATAACCACTATGGCCGGGTCTGGGTGTTGAAGAACGCGCAAAGCAGCCCGACGAACAGTTCAGGTTCTTCACTGCTGGTTAATTATCAACAAAATTGA
- the amiC gene encoding N-acetylmuramoyl-L-alanine amidase AmiC, with product MSHSNHHLTRRRLLQSAAATWLLSVSGVGIAATTQVVAVRVWPSSAYTRVTLESNHPLKYKQFSLSNPERIVVDIENVHLNSVLKEIASQFKSDNDPLIKEARIGQFDKTTVRLVLELKQQATTKVFTLEPVAEFKHRLVLDLYPAAGRYDNEDDPLLALLEDYNKGDLERTLPAEAPKAGKAGRDRPLIIMLDPGHGGEDPGAIGKNKTREKDIVLQIARRLRKLIDNESNMKAYMTRNEDVFIPLRVRVAKARKQRADLFISIHADAFTNRAARGSSVFALSKKGATSTAARFLAETQNESDLIGGVSMSGDRYLDHTMFDLVQTVTIGDSLKFGKEILTRLGRVNRLHKNSVDQAGFAVLKAPDIPSVLVETAFISNLEEERKLRTSHFQQQIAESIFAGIKAYFASQAER from the coding sequence ATGTCTCATTCGAATCATCATCTGACTCGACGGCGTCTATTACAAAGCGCAGCAGCAACCTGGCTGTTAAGCGTAAGTGGTGTAGGAATAGCTGCGACGACGCAGGTCGTGGCCGTGCGCGTCTGGCCGTCCTCCGCCTATACCCGCGTCACGCTGGAATCCAATCACCCGCTGAAATATAAACAGTTTAGTCTGAGTAATCCTGAACGCATCGTGGTGGATATTGAAAATGTTCATCTGAACAGCGTACTGAAGGAGATAGCCAGCCAGTTTAAGTCAGATAACGACCCGCTGATTAAAGAAGCGCGTATCGGCCAGTTTGATAAAACCACGGTGCGCCTGGTGTTGGAGCTCAAGCAGCAGGCGACGACCAAAGTCTTTACGCTGGAGCCAGTAGCGGAATTCAAGCACCGACTGGTGCTAGATTTGTATCCCGCCGCAGGGCGCTACGACAACGAAGACGATCCGCTTCTGGCTCTGCTGGAGGATTACAACAAAGGCGATCTGGAACGTACGCTGCCAGCAGAAGCGCCGAAAGCCGGGAAAGCGGGGCGTGATCGTCCGCTGATTATTATGCTCGATCCCGGTCATGGCGGCGAAGATCCCGGTGCGATTGGGAAGAATAAAACGCGCGAGAAAGATATCGTGCTACAAATCGCTCGCCGCTTGCGTAAGCTGATCGACAATGAATCCAACATGAAAGCCTATATGACGCGTAATGAAGATGTGTTCATTCCGCTGCGCGTACGGGTGGCGAAAGCGCGCAAGCAGCGTGCCGATCTGTTCATTTCGATTCATGCGGATGCGTTTACCAATCGAGCGGCAAGAGGATCGTCGGTTTTTGCCCTCTCGAAAAAAGGGGCAACCAGCACCGCTGCCAGATTTTTGGCAGAGACCCAGAACGAATCGGATTTGATCGGTGGCGTGAGCATGAGTGGCGATCGCTATCTGGATCACACCATGTTCGATCTGGTGCAGACCGTAACGATTGGCGATAGCCTGAAGTTTGGTAAAGAGATCCTGACCCGCTTGGGCAGGGTGAATCGTCTGCATAAAAACAGCGTCGATCAGGCCGGGTTTGCGGTATTGAAAGCGCCGGATATTCCGTCTGTTCTGGTTGAGACGGCATTTATCAGCAATCTGGAAGAAGAACGAAAGCTGCGCACCAGCCATTTCCAGCAGCAGATTGCCGAATCCATTTTTGCAGGAATTAAAGCCTATTTTGCCAGTCAGGCTGAGCGGTAG